One Streptomyces sp. NBC_01217 genomic region harbors:
- a CDS encoding quinone-dependent dihydroorotate dehydrogenase, which translates to MYKLFFQLFFKRMDPEQAHHLAFRWIRLAARTPVLRTFVAAALAPRHKELRTEALGLRMHGPFGLAAGFDKNAVAIDGMSMLGFDHIEIGTVTGEPQPGNPKKRLFRLVADRALINRMGFNNEGSASVAERLATRRPVFRTTVGVNIGKTKAVPEAEAVGDYVKSTERLARHADYLVVNVSSPNTPGLRNLQATEALRPLLTAVREAADRTVTDRRVPLLVKIAPDLADGDVDAVADLAVELGLDGIIATNTTIARDGLGLKSSPSLVKETGGLSGAPLKERSLAVLSRLYARVGDRITLVGVGGIENAEDAWQRILAGATLVQGYSAFIYEGPFYARAIHKGLAARLAASPYATLAEAVGAETRKATT; encoded by the coding sequence ATGTACAAACTCTTCTTCCAGCTGTTCTTCAAGCGGATGGACCCCGAGCAGGCCCACCACCTGGCCTTCCGCTGGATCCGTCTCGCCGCCCGCACCCCGGTGCTGCGTACGTTCGTCGCCGCCGCGCTCGCCCCCCGCCACAAGGAGCTGCGCACCGAGGCCCTCGGCCTGCGGATGCACGGCCCGTTCGGCCTCGCCGCGGGCTTCGACAAGAACGCCGTCGCGATCGACGGCATGTCGATGCTCGGCTTCGACCACATCGAGATCGGTACGGTCACCGGCGAGCCGCAGCCCGGCAACCCCAAGAAGCGCCTCTTCCGCCTCGTGGCGGACCGCGCGCTGATCAACCGCATGGGCTTCAACAACGAGGGCTCCGCGTCCGTCGCCGAGCGCCTGGCCACCCGCAGGCCGGTCTTCCGGACCACGGTCGGCGTCAACATCGGCAAGACCAAGGCCGTACCGGAGGCCGAGGCCGTCGGCGACTACGTGAAGTCGACCGAGCGGCTCGCCCGCCACGCCGACTACCTCGTCGTCAACGTCTCCTCGCCCAACACGCCCGGCCTGCGCAACCTCCAGGCCACCGAAGCCCTGCGCCCGCTTCTCACCGCCGTGCGCGAGGCGGCCGACCGGACCGTCACGGACCGCCGGGTCCCGCTCCTCGTCAAGATCGCCCCGGACCTCGCGGACGGGGACGTCGACGCGGTCGCCGATCTCGCGGTCGAGCTGGGCCTGGACGGCATCATCGCCACCAACACCACCATCGCCCGCGACGGCCTCGGCCTGAAGTCCTCGCCGTCCCTGGTCAAGGAGACCGGCGGGCTGTCGGGCGCGCCGCTCAAGGAGCGCTCCCTGGCGGTCCTGAGCCGTCTGTACGCGCGCGTGGGCGACCGGATCACCCTGGTCGGTGTCGGGGGCATCGAGAACGCCGAGGACGCCTGGCAGCGCATCCTCGCCGGTGCCACCCTCGTCCAGGGCTACAGCGCCTTCATCTACGAGGGCCCGTTCTACGCCCGGGCGATCCACAAGGGCCTGGCCGCGCGCCTGGCCGCCTCCCCGTACGCCACCCTCGCCGAAGCCGTCGGCGCAGAAACCAGGAAGGCCACCACATGA
- a CDS encoding integration host factor — MALPPLTPEQRAAALEKAAAARRERAEVKNRLKHSGASLHEVIKQGQENDVIGKMKVSALLESLPGVGKVRAKQIMERLGISESRRVRGLGSNQIASLEREFGGSAA; from the coding sequence GTGGCTCTTCCGCCCCTTACCCCTGAACAGCGCGCAGCCGCGCTCGAAAAGGCCGCCGCGGCTCGCCGGGAGCGGGCCGAGGTCAAGAATCGACTCAAGCACTCCGGCGCCTCCCTCCATGAGGTCATCAAGCAGGGCCAGGAGAACGACGTCATCGGGAAGATGAAGGTCTCCGCCCTCCTGGAGTCCCTGCCGGGCGTGGGCAAGGTCCGCGCCAAGCAGATCATGGAGCGGCTCGGCATCTCCGAGAGCCGCCGGGTCCGTGGTCTCGGCTCCAACCAGATCGCATCCCTGGAGCGAGAGTTCGGCGGCAGCGCCGCCTGA
- the pyrF gene encoding orotidine-5'-phosphate decarboxylase, which translates to MTLEPFGARLRRAMDTRGPLCVGIDPHASLLTAWGLTDDVAGLERFTRTVVEALADRVAVLKPQSAFFERFGSHGIAVLEKAVEEARAAGALVLMDAKRGDIGSTMGAYAATYLEKDSPLFSDAVTVSPYLGFGSLRPALDAAVLSGAGVFVLGLTSNPEGAEVQRATTADGRSLAQLMLDHMAAENEGATPLGSVGAVVGATLGDAGVNLAINGPLLAPGIGAQGATPADLPGVFGDAVGNVVPSVSRGVLSRGLDMAGLREAADRFADEVRVALTGS; encoded by the coding sequence ATGACCCTTGAACCCTTCGGCGCACGCCTGCGCCGCGCCATGGACACCCGTGGCCCGCTCTGCGTCGGCATCGACCCGCACGCGTCGCTGCTCACCGCCTGGGGCCTGACCGACGACGTCGCGGGCCTGGAGCGGTTCACCCGCACGGTGGTCGAGGCGCTGGCCGACCGGGTCGCCGTCCTCAAGCCGCAGTCCGCCTTCTTCGAGCGGTTCGGCTCGCACGGCATCGCCGTCCTGGAGAAGGCCGTCGAGGAGGCGCGGGCGGCAGGCGCACTCGTCCTGATGGACGCCAAGCGCGGCGACATCGGCTCCACCATGGGCGCCTACGCGGCGACCTACCTGGAGAAGGACTCGCCGCTGTTCTCCGACGCGGTCACCGTCTCGCCGTACCTCGGCTTCGGTTCGCTGCGCCCGGCGCTCGACGCGGCCGTCCTCTCCGGCGCGGGCGTCTTCGTCCTCGGCCTCACCTCCAACCCGGAAGGTGCCGAGGTACAGCGCGCCACGACCGCCGACGGCCGTTCGCTGGCCCAGCTGATGCTCGACCACATGGCCGCCGAGAACGAGGGAGCGACCCCGCTCGGCTCCGTCGGCGCGGTGGTCGGCGCCACGCTCGGGGACGCGGGCGTGAATCTGGCGATCAACGGCCCGCTGCTCGCCCCCGGGATCGGGGCCCAGGGCGCGACGCCCGCGGATCTGCCCGGTGTCTTCGGCGACGCGGTGGGCAATGTGGTGCCCAGTGTGAGCCGCGGCGTGCTGAGCCGGGGACTGGACATGGCGGGGCTGCGCGAGGCCGCCGACCGGTTCGCGGACGAGGTCCGGGTGGCCCTCACAGGTAGCTGA